One genomic segment of Streptomyces niveus includes these proteins:
- a CDS encoding DUF4229 domain-containing protein, with protein MTAARTSATIRYTAMRLGIFVGSFVVVAALVQFGVLPKGLGESNFVWVLLLALVVSAPLSFILLRKQRDEMSEQIVGRVDSAKARLEANRAQEDGAVQ; from the coding sequence GTGACCGCCGCCAGAACGAGCGCCACGATCCGCTACACCGCGATGCGCCTGGGAATCTTCGTCGGCAGCTTCGTGGTTGTCGCCGCCCTGGTCCAGTTCGGCGTGCTGCCCAAGGGCCTCGGGGAGTCCAACTTCGTCTGGGTGCTGCTGCTCGCGCTCGTCGTCTCCGCGCCGCTCAGCTTCATCCTGCTCCGCAAGCAGCGCGACGAGATGTCCGAGCAGATCGTCGGCAGGGTCGACAGCGCGAAGGCCAGGCTTGAGGCCAACCGCGCGCAGGAGGACGGCGCGGTCCAGTAG
- a CDS encoding menaquinone biosynthesis decarboxylase, with protein sequence MAYDDLRSLLRALERDGDLKRIRAEVDPYLEVGEIVDRVNKAGGPALLFENVKGSDMPLAMNVYGTDRRLLKALGLKAYTDISEKIGGLLKPELPQGFVGVREAFGKLGTMTHVPPKKVKPGSAPVQEVVLTGDDVDLDRLPALFTWPEDGGSFFNLGLTHTKHPETGVRNLGLYRLQRHDKRTIGMHWQIHKDSANHYQVAARRGERLPVAIAFGCPPAVTYASTAPLPGDIDEYLFAGFVQGKRIEMVDCRTVPLQVPANAEVVIEGWLEPGEMLPEGPFGDHTGFYTPQEPFPALTIDCVTMRKRPLLQSIVVGRPPTEDGPLGRATERFFLPLLKIIVPDIVDYHLPESGGFHNCAIVSIDKKYPKHAQKVMHAIWGAHMMSLTKLIVVVDADCDVHNLHEVSWRALGNTDYSRDLTVVEGPVDHLDHSSYQQFWGGKAGIDATRKLPEEGYTRDGGWPEMVESDPETADRVTKRWREYGL encoded by the coding sequence ATGGCTTATGACGATCTTCGCTCTCTGCTCCGGGCGCTGGAGCGCGACGGTGACCTCAAGCGCATCAGGGCCGAGGTCGATCCGTATCTGGAAGTCGGTGAGATCGTCGACCGGGTGAACAAGGCCGGCGGTCCCGCGCTCCTCTTCGAGAACGTCAAGGGCTCCGACATGCCTCTGGCGATGAACGTGTACGGGACGGACCGCCGGCTGCTCAAGGCGCTCGGGCTCAAGGCGTACACGGACATCAGCGAGAAGATCGGCGGGCTGCTCAAGCCCGAACTGCCGCAGGGTTTCGTGGGTGTGCGCGAGGCGTTCGGGAAGCTCGGCACGATGACGCACGTGCCGCCGAAGAAGGTGAAGCCCGGCAGCGCGCCCGTGCAGGAGGTCGTCCTCACCGGCGACGACGTCGATCTGGACCGGCTGCCCGCGCTCTTCACCTGGCCCGAGGACGGCGGCTCCTTCTTCAACCTCGGTCTGACACACACCAAACACCCGGAGACCGGCGTCCGTAACCTCGGGCTCTACCGGCTCCAGCGCCACGACAAGCGCACCATCGGGATGCACTGGCAGATCCACAAGGACAGCGCCAACCACTACCAGGTCGCCGCCAGGCGCGGTGAACGGCTGCCCGTCGCGATCGCGTTCGGCTGTCCGCCCGCCGTGACGTACGCCTCCACCGCCCCGCTGCCCGGTGACATCGACGAGTACCTCTTCGCGGGCTTCGTCCAGGGCAAGCGGATCGAGATGGTCGACTGCCGTACGGTGCCGCTCCAGGTGCCGGCCAACGCCGAGGTCGTCATCGAGGGCTGGCTGGAGCCGGGCGAGATGCTGCCCGAGGGGCCGTTCGGCGACCACACCGGCTTCTACACGCCGCAGGAGCCGTTCCCCGCGCTGACCATCGACTGCGTGACGATGCGCAAGCGTCCGCTGCTCCAGTCGATCGTGGTCGGCCGGCCGCCGACGGAGGACGGTCCGCTGGGGCGTGCGACGGAACGGTTCTTCCTGCCGCTGCTCAAGATCATCGTGCCCGACATCGTGGACTACCACCTGCCCGAGTCGGGCGGCTTCCACAACTGCGCGATCGTCTCGATCGACAAGAAGTACCCGAAGCACGCGCAGAAGGTGATGCACGCCATCTGGGGCGCGCACATGATGTCCCTCACCAAACTGATCGTGGTCGTCGACGCCGACTGCGACGTCCACAATCTGCACGAGGTGTCCTGGCGGGCGCTGGGCAACACCGACTACTCGCGGGACCTGACGGTCGTGGAGGGGCCGGTCGACCACCTCGACCACTCCTCCTACCAGCAGTTCTGGGGTGGCAAGGCCGGTATCGACGCGACGCGCAAACTCCCCGAGGAGGGGTACACGCGGGACGGTGGCTGGCCGGAGATGGTCGAGTCCGACCCGGAGACCGCGGACCGGGTGACGAAGCGCTGGAGGGAGTACGGCCTGTGA
- a CDS encoding PLD nuclease N-terminal domain-containing protein — MLRVLMILVPLALSIYAFIDCITTDEKDIRHIPKPIWAILVLLFPLVGSIAWLIVGRKPTAGTGSAGRRGGWVAPDDNPDFLKSLEKNGKGDQGGKDDTGEAAKDGAKPAADADAAAELERREADLRRREAEIERREKGGSADDVPPAA, encoded by the coding sequence ATGCTTCGGGTGCTGATGATTCTGGTGCCGCTGGCTCTCAGCATCTACGCGTTCATCGACTGCATCACCACCGACGAGAAGGACATCCGCCACATCCCCAAGCCCATCTGGGCGATTCTGGTGCTGCTCTTCCCGCTGGTCGGCTCGATCGCCTGGCTGATCGTGGGCCGGAAGCCCACGGCCGGCACGGGCTCGGCGGGCCGCCGCGGCGGATGGGTCGCGCCCGACGACAACCCCGACTTCCTCAAGTCCCTTGAGAAGAACGGCAAAGGCGACCAGGGCGGCAAGGACGACACCGGGGAAGCCGCGAAGGACGGGGCGAAGCCGGCCGCCGACGCGGACGCGGCGGCCGAGTTGGAGCGGCGCGAGGCCGATCTGCGGCGCCGCGAGGCCGAGATCGAGCGCCGCGAGAAGGGCGGCAGTGCCGACGACGTCCCGCCGGCGGCCTGA
- the mqnP gene encoding menaquinone biosynthesis prenyltransferase MqnP, whose amino-acid sequence MSSAAEGADRLVGQGRQGRPGPAPSGSRTRAFLRLVMIEHSVFALPFAYIASLTAMFQLDKNIHWGRLLLVTVAMVGLRTFAMACNRIIDREIDARNPRTANRELVTGAVSVRSAWTGALVALVVFLGAAALLNPLCLVLAPVAVVPMVVYPYGKRFTNFPHAILGLAQAMGPVGAWIAVTGEWSWDAVILGLAVGIWIGGFDLIFGSQDVEADRAHGVKSVPARFGIPAALYGARASHAVTTALLVWYALATDAGLFFWIGLLIVAAAFLYEHQVVKPNDLSRLNRAFFTVNGFIGMALFICALLDLLVRGLTV is encoded by the coding sequence GTGAGCAGTGCCGCCGAGGGAGCCGACCGACTCGTCGGGCAGGGACGGCAGGGCCGGCCCGGACCCGCGCCGTCCGGCAGCAGGACACGGGCGTTCCTGCGGCTCGTGATGATCGAGCACTCGGTCTTCGCGCTGCCGTTCGCCTACATCGCCTCGCTGACGGCCATGTTCCAGCTCGACAAGAACATCCACTGGGGCCGGCTGCTGCTCGTCACGGTCGCGATGGTGGGCCTGCGGACCTTCGCGATGGCCTGCAACCGGATCATCGACCGCGAGATCGACGCCCGTAACCCCCGTACCGCGAACCGGGAGTTGGTGACCGGCGCGGTGTCGGTGCGCTCCGCGTGGACGGGCGCGCTCGTCGCGCTCGTGGTGTTCCTCGGCGCGGCCGCCCTGCTGAACCCGCTCTGTCTGGTGCTCGCTCCCGTCGCCGTGGTCCCGATGGTCGTCTATCCGTACGGGAAGCGCTTCACGAACTTCCCGCACGCCATCCTCGGCCTCGCCCAGGCCATGGGCCCGGTCGGCGCCTGGATCGCCGTCACCGGCGAATGGTCCTGGGACGCGGTGATCCTCGGTCTCGCCGTCGGCATCTGGATCGGCGGCTTCGACCTGATCTTCGGCAGCCAGGACGTCGAGGCGGACCGCGCGCACGGCGTGAAGTCCGTCCCGGCACGCTTCGGCATCCCCGCCGCGCTGTACGGCGCGCGGGCCTCGCACGCCGTGACCACGGCCCTGCTGGTCTGGTATGCGCTGGCCACCGACGCGGGCCTGTTCTTCTGGATCGGTCTGCTGATCGTGGCCGCCGCGTTCCTCTACGAGCACCAGGTCGTGAAGCCGAACGATCTGTCCCGTCTCAACCGGGCCTTCTTCACCGTGAACGGCTTCATCGGGATGGCGCTCTTCATCTGCGCGCTGCTCGATCTGCTCGTACGCGGTCTGACGGTCTGA
- a CDS encoding TetR/AcrR family transcriptional regulator, whose protein sequence is MPREVREREMLDAAVATFGQRGYRAASMDEIAELAGVSKPLVYLYLNSKEELFTACIRREADALLAAVRAGVVEPGLAPDEQLWSGLTAFFAHTAENPDAWSVLHRQARTHGEPFAAEVTRMREELVSFVTGLLRDAARATPASPDLADLGDRDVVGIAQALVGAAEALAGWANETPDVSAKEAASTLMNFAWTGLGNLMDGERWPK, encoded by the coding sequence ATGCCGCGCGAGGTGCGCGAGCGGGAGATGCTGGACGCCGCCGTGGCGACGTTCGGGCAGCGCGGCTATCGGGCGGCGTCGATGGACGAGATCGCCGAACTGGCGGGTGTCTCCAAGCCGTTGGTGTATCTGTATCTGAACTCCAAGGAGGAGCTGTTCACCGCGTGCATCCGCCGCGAGGCCGACGCGCTCCTCGCGGCCGTACGCGCCGGTGTCGTGGAGCCGGGGCTCGCGCCCGACGAGCAACTGTGGTCGGGGCTCACCGCGTTCTTCGCGCACACCGCCGAGAACCCGGACGCCTGGTCGGTGCTGCACCGGCAGGCCCGTACGCACGGGGAGCCCTTCGCCGCCGAAGTGACCCGGATGCGCGAGGAGTTGGTCTCCTTCGTGACGGGCCTGCTCCGCGACGCGGCCCGCGCGACCCCCGCCTCGCCCGATCTGGCCGATCTGGGCGACCGTGATGTCGTCGGAATCGCCCAGGCGCTCGTCGGCGCCGCCGAGGCGCTGGCCGGCTGGGCGAACGAGACACCGGACGTCTCGGCCAAGGAGGCCGCGTCGACGCTGATGAACTTCGCCTGGACCGGGCTGGGGAACCTCATGGACGGCGAGCGCTGGCCCAAGTGA
- a CDS encoding Lrp/AsnC family transcriptional regulator — protein MDAVDRQLIQALRENGRASYAELGRLVGLSGPSVTDRINRLEAAGVIIGYRATVDSASLGLGVTALIGISLSDAADHEDVAHRLRGLSEIEDCWFIAGDDSYMLKVRAGDVDGLEKTIRRLGSTKGVSRTRTTIVLSTKWENRVGELPDEV, from the coding sequence ATGGACGCCGTGGATAGGCAGCTCATCCAGGCCCTCAGAGAGAACGGCAGAGCTTCGTACGCGGAACTCGGCCGGCTCGTCGGGCTCTCCGGGCCCAGCGTCACCGACCGCATCAACCGGCTGGAGGCCGCGGGCGTCATCATCGGCTACCGCGCCACCGTCGACTCGGCCTCGCTGGGCCTCGGTGTCACCGCGCTGATCGGCATCTCGCTCTCCGACGCCGCCGACCACGAGGACGTCGCGCACCGATTGCGTGGTCTGAGCGAGATCGAGGACTGCTGGTTCATCGCGGGCGACGACTCGTACATGCTCAAGGTCCGCGCCGGGGACGTCGACGGTCTGGAGAAGACGATCCGCCGACTCGGCAGTACGAAGGGCGTCTCGCGGACCCGTACGACCATTGTGCTCTCCACCAAGTGGGAGAACCGGGTCGGCGAACTCCCCGACGAGGTGTAG
- the mqnE gene encoding aminofutalosine synthase MqnE, which produces MDVGLKRELEEKVRAGERLTREDGIALYESDDLAWLGGLAHEVRTRKNGDVVHFNVNRHLNMTNVCTASCAYCSFQRKPGEKDAYTMRIEEAVRLATEMRGESLTELHIVNGLHPTLPWRYYPRSLKALKEALPEVSLKAFTATEIHHFETISGLTASEILDELIDAGLESLTGGGAEIFDWEIRQHIVDHRTHWEDWSRIHRLAHEKGLKTPCTMLYGHIEEPRHRVDHVLRLRELQDETGGFQVFIPLRYQHDFVDMQDGKVRNRLQARTTMATGAEALKTFAVSRLLFDNVPHVKVFWVMHGVQTAQLALQHGADDMDGSVVEYKITHDADNYGTPNKLGRDDLLDLIRDAGFRPVERNTRYEIIREYPGPDADRRETPQPMRL; this is translated from the coding sequence ATGGATGTGGGGCTCAAGCGCGAGTTGGAGGAGAAGGTCAGGGCCGGTGAGCGGCTGACCCGCGAGGACGGGATCGCCCTCTACGAGTCGGACGATCTGGCCTGGCTCGGCGGTCTCGCGCACGAGGTGCGGACGCGCAAGAACGGTGACGTGGTCCACTTCAACGTCAACCGTCACCTCAACATGACGAACGTGTGCACCGCGTCGTGCGCGTACTGCTCGTTCCAGCGCAAGCCGGGCGAGAAGGACGCGTACACGATGCGCATCGAGGAGGCGGTCCGCCTCGCCACGGAGATGCGCGGCGAGAGCCTCACCGAGCTGCACATCGTCAACGGGCTCCACCCGACGCTCCCTTGGCGCTACTACCCGCGCTCGCTGAAGGCTCTCAAGGAGGCGCTGCCGGAGGTCTCGCTGAAGGCGTTCACCGCCACCGAGATTCACCACTTCGAGACGATCTCCGGGTTGACGGCCAGTGAGATCCTCGACGAGCTGATCGACGCGGGGCTCGAATCGCTGACGGGCGGCGGCGCCGAGATCTTCGACTGGGAGATCAGGCAGCACATCGTCGACCACCGCACGCACTGGGAGGACTGGTCGCGCATCCACCGGCTCGCGCACGAGAAGGGTCTCAAGACCCCGTGCACGATGCTGTACGGCCACATCGAGGAGCCCAGGCACCGGGTCGACCACGTACTGCGGCTGCGTGAACTCCAGGACGAGACCGGCGGTTTCCAGGTCTTCATCCCGCTGCGCTACCAGCACGACTTCGTGGACATGCAGGACGGCAAGGTCCGCAACCGCCTCCAGGCGCGTACGACCATGGCCACCGGCGCCGAGGCGCTGAAGACGTTCGCCGTCTCCAGGCTGCTGTTCGACAACGTCCCGCACGTCAAGGTCTTCTGGGTGATGCACGGCGTGCAGACCGCCCAACTCGCCCTCCAGCACGGCGCGGACGACATGGACGGCTCGGTCGTCGAGTACAAGATCACGCACGACGCGGACAACTACGGCACGCCGAACAAGCTCGGCCGTGACGATCTGCTCGACCTGATCCGCGACGCCGGCTTCCGGCCCGTCGAGCGCAACACGCGCTACGAGATCATCCGGGAGTACCCGGGCCCCGACGCGGACCGTCGTGAGACGCCGCAGCCGATGCGGCTCTGA
- a CDS encoding rhomboid family intramembrane serine protease: protein MPDSSIDRTAVRRIKAAAGLMLGWVALLWVLEAVDTATGALGTYGLSPRETGELRDVIPMAFLHHGFDHLASNAVPLLVLGFLAALGGIGRFLRVVLTIMVVGGLGVWLTAADNSVTAGASGVVFGLLGYLLVRGFVNRSAVDIVVGLLVLVMYGSALWGVLPTNPSVSWQGHLFGLVGGVLAAFMFRRPKRPAGALIS, encoded by the coding sequence ATGCCGGATTCATCCATCGACAGGACCGCGGTGCGCCGTATCAAGGCGGCGGCCGGTCTCATGCTGGGCTGGGTCGCGCTGCTCTGGGTCCTGGAGGCCGTGGACACCGCGACGGGCGCGCTGGGGACGTACGGACTGAGCCCGCGGGAGACGGGCGAGCTGCGTGACGTCATCCCGATGGCGTTCCTGCACCACGGCTTCGACCATCTGGCGTCGAACGCCGTGCCGTTGCTCGTGCTCGGCTTCCTCGCGGCGCTCGGCGGCATAGGCCGCTTCCTGCGCGTGGTCCTCACGATCATGGTGGTCGGCGGCCTGGGCGTCTGGCTCACCGCCGCGGACAACTCGGTGACGGCGGGCGCCTCGGGCGTGGTCTTCGGGCTGCTCGGCTATCTGCTGGTCCGCGGCTTCGTGAACCGCAGCGCGGTGGACATCGTGGTGGGTCTGCTGGTCCTGGTGATGTACGGCTCCGCGCTGTGGGGCGTGCTGCCGACGAACCCGTCCGTGAGCTGGCAGGGCCATCTCTTCGGGCTGGTCGGCGGTGTGCTGGCGGCGTTCATGTTCCGCCGCCCCAAGCGCCCGGCGGGCGCGCTCATATCCTGA
- a CDS encoding dicarboxylate/amino acid:cation symporter, producing MPNWSVSVSANSEPATTGKADKADKADKPAGSGPGLSIPKVPFWAQIVAGLVLGVLLGWLARSQDISWLYTTLDKIGSIFVQLLKLAVAPLVFFAILVSITNLRKVNNAARLASRTLLWFMITSLIAVAIGIVIGLITNPGSGTGLTPKDGAKPEGSGSWIDFLTGIVPTDVISPFTELNVLQIVFLAAVAGIAALKLGDRAAPILALSESVLELLQKALWWVIRLAPIGTVGLIGYAIADYGWDLIGDYATFTADVYIGCALVLFGVYPLLLVTVAKVSPLQFFKGAWPAIQLAFVSRSSVGTMPVTVRVTERLGVPKEYTSFAVPFGATTKMDGCAAIYPALAAIFIAEIFNVQLGIQDYLLIAFVSVVGSAATAGLTGATVMLTLTLSTLGLPLEGVGLLIAIDPILDMMRTATNVAGQALVPVIVASREKILDHDKYNSASASPIDEPDAADADSRETAVPVPA from the coding sequence ATGCCCAACTGGAGTGTGTCCGTGTCCGCGAATTCCGAGCCCGCCACCACCGGCAAGGCCGACAAGGCCGACAAGGCCGACAAGCCGGCCGGTTCAGGCCCAGGTCTCTCCATACCCAAGGTCCCGTTCTGGGCCCAGATCGTCGCCGGTCTCGTCCTCGGCGTCCTGCTCGGCTGGCTCGCCCGCAGCCAGGACATCTCGTGGCTCTACACCACGCTGGATAAAATAGGCAGCATCTTCGTCCAGCTCCTGAAGCTGGCCGTCGCCCCGCTGGTCTTCTTCGCGATCCTGGTGTCGATCACCAACCTGCGCAAGGTCAACAACGCCGCCAGGCTGGCCTCGCGCACACTGCTCTGGTTCATGATCACATCGCTGATCGCCGTCGCCATCGGCATCGTGATCGGCCTGATCACCAACCCGGGCTCCGGCACCGGCCTTACCCCGAAGGACGGCGCCAAGCCGGAGGGTTCGGGCTCCTGGATCGACTTCCTCACCGGCATCGTGCCGACGGACGTGATCTCCCCGTTCACCGAGCTCAACGTCCTCCAGATCGTCTTCCTGGCCGCCGTCGCCGGTATCGCCGCCCTCAAGCTCGGCGACCGTGCCGCCCCGATCCTCGCGCTCAGCGAGTCGGTGCTCGAACTGCTCCAGAAGGCGCTGTGGTGGGTCATCCGCCTCGCCCCGATCGGCACCGTCGGCCTCATCGGCTACGCCATCGCGGACTACGGCTGGGACCTGATCGGTGACTACGCGACCTTCACCGCCGACGTCTACATCGGCTGCGCCCTGGTCCTCTTCGGCGTCTACCCGCTGCTCCTCGTCACGGTCGCCAAGGTCAGCCCTCTCCAGTTCTTCAAGGGCGCCTGGCCCGCGATCCAGCTCGCCTTCGTCTCCCGCTCCTCGGTCGGCACGATGCCCGTCACCGTGCGGGTGACCGAGCGTCTCGGCGTGCCGAAGGAGTACACGAGCTTCGCCGTCCCGTTCGGCGCCACCACCAAGATGGACGGCTGCGCCGCGATCTACCCGGCGCTGGCGGCGATCTTCATCGCGGAGATCTTCAACGTCCAGCTCGGCATCCAGGACTACCTGCTGATCGCCTTCGTCTCGGTGGTCGGCTCGGCGGCCACGGCGGGCCTCACCGGCGCGACGGTCATGCTGACCCTGACCCTCTCCACGCTGGGTCTGCCCCTGGAGGGCGTGGGCCTGCTGATCGCCATCGACCCGATCCTGGACATGATGAGGACGGCGACGAACGTCGCGGGACAGGCGCTGGTGCCGGTCATCGTCGCGTCCCGCGAGAAGATCCTGGACCACGACAAGTACAACTCGGCGTCGGCGTCCCCGATCGACGAGCCCGACGCGGCGGACGCGGACAGCCGCGAGACCGCGGTCCCGGTCCCCGCGTGA
- a CDS encoding UbiX family flavin prenyltransferase: MRPRRPWVVGVSGASGTPYAAAVLRGLLDAGESVDLIVSRASRLTLLDETGISYRDAHWRDDLRTWLARGADGKPDTFGPDVSDVRHWPAGDLAAGPSSGSYPVRGMLIVPASTACVAGVALGLSKDLLQRAASVTLKERRRLVVAVRETPLGGQTLKHLVTLDEAGAVVLPASPGFYAGATHIQDLVDFVAGRVLDAAGVPHRLYRRWEGELGGSRTGQEPGTEPGPQAGPGSGAR; this comes from the coding sequence GTGCGGCCCCGGCGGCCGTGGGTCGTCGGAGTCTCCGGCGCGTCGGGGACCCCGTACGCGGCGGCCGTGCTGCGCGGGCTGCTCGACGCCGGCGAGAGCGTCGATCTGATCGTCAGCCGGGCGTCGCGCCTGACGCTGCTCGACGAGACGGGGATCTCGTACCGGGACGCGCACTGGCGGGACGATCTGCGCACGTGGCTGGCCCGGGGCGCCGACGGGAAGCCGGACACCTTCGGTCCCGACGTGTCGGACGTACGGCACTGGCCCGCCGGTGATCTGGCGGCCGGGCCGTCCTCGGGGTCGTATCCGGTCAGGGGGATGCTGATCGTCCCGGCCTCCACGGCCTGTGTGGCGGGTGTCGCGCTCGGGCTGTCGAAGGACCTGCTGCAACGCGCGGCGAGCGTCACGCTCAAGGAGCGCCGCCGGCTGGTGGTCGCCGTCCGGGAGACCCCCTTGGGCGGACAGACCCTGAAGCATCTGGTGACCCTGGACGAGGCGGGCGCCGTGGTGCTGCCCGCGTCCCCGGGTTTCTACGCGGGGGCGACGCACATCCAGGACCTGGTGGACTTCGTCGCCGGACGCGTACTGGACGCGGCCGGGGTGCCCCACCGGCTGTACCGCCGCTGGGAAGGGGAACTCGGCGGCTCCCGTACGGGGCAGGAACCGGGCACGGAACCGGGGCCCCAAGCGGGTCCGGGCTCCGGAGCGCGCTAG
- a CDS encoding GNAT family N-acetyltransferase, with product MPLTFTLDPPVDTALRDGILTLWVDVSDADGAVGFVPPVNPDDVRAELVRHLVSMAEGRTRLLVGRDEQGAVAATAFLTYNTHQLMRHWVWLYTVMVHPRHQGKGYGRGLMHAAADAARGFDGIEAIRLTCRGGTGVDDFYASCGYKEVGRVPDAIRVAPGDDRDDITMLLPLY from the coding sequence ATGCCGCTTACATTCACCCTGGATCCGCCCGTCGACACGGCCCTGCGCGACGGCATCCTCACCCTCTGGGTGGACGTTTCCGACGCGGACGGCGCCGTCGGCTTCGTACCGCCGGTGAATCCGGACGACGTACGGGCCGAGCTGGTCAGGCACCTCGTGTCTATGGCCGAGGGGCGGACCCGGCTGCTCGTCGGGCGCGACGAGCAGGGCGCCGTGGCGGCCACGGCCTTCCTCACCTACAACACGCACCAGCTGATGCGGCACTGGGTGTGGCTCTACACGGTGATGGTCCACCCGCGTCACCAGGGCAAGGGGTACGGCCGCGGCCTCATGCACGCGGCGGCCGACGCCGCCCGCGGCTTCGACGGCATTGAGGCGATACGGCTCACCTGCCGGGGCGGTACGGGCGTGGACGACTTCTACGCGTCGTGCGGCTACAAGGAGGTCGGGCGGGTGCCGGACGCGATCCGGGTGGCGCCCGGCGACGACCGCGACGACATCACGATGCTGCTGCCGCTGTACTGA
- a CDS encoding ABC transporter substrate-binding protein, whose protein sequence is MSTPPPSPGAERADGSSFRIGALVPLTRPGWAEAGQHLLAGLELAVREVNDAGGIGGRPLELVVRDTAADPEKAAAAVDELARLGVAALAGEYHSVVARAAAARADALGLPFLCSSAVLDALTEQPTRWVARLAPPQSRGWRIYADFLLGAGHTRIAVATQPSLYWASGVRILRDHLAPRGGTVTELDAGALTPAALCDELAAGRARALLLLVGHPDPAVPIVRSVRHDPRLADVLIGAPAGQPEFAGWAASLGDDGAAIPFLRYLPERLTPLGVRVGTALRERLAEAPSFVAFEGYDTVTVLADVLRAHGTDRARVAEAWPRVAVEGTRGQIRFSRTPGISVWQWARTPVQVVDRDPAEPGRFRVLHTG, encoded by the coding sequence ATGAGTACGCCACCGCCGTCGCCCGGAGCGGAGCGGGCCGACGGTTCGTCCTTCAGGATCGGCGCCCTCGTCCCGCTCACCCGGCCGGGCTGGGCCGAGGCGGGCCAACATCTGCTCGCCGGCCTTGAGTTGGCCGTTCGCGAGGTCAACGACGCCGGCGGGATCGGCGGGAGACCACTGGAGCTGGTGGTCCGGGACACCGCGGCGGATCCGGAGAAGGCCGCGGCGGCCGTGGACGAGCTGGCCCGGCTGGGCGTGGCCGCCCTGGCCGGTGAGTACCACAGCGTCGTGGCTCGCGCCGCCGCCGCCAGGGCCGACGCGCTCGGCCTGCCGTTCCTCTGCTCGTCGGCGGTCCTCGACGCGCTCACCGAACAGCCGACGCGGTGGGTCGCGCGCCTCGCCCCGCCGCAGTCCCGGGGCTGGCGGATCTACGCGGACTTCCTCCTGGGCGCGGGCCACACCCGAATCGCCGTGGCGACCCAGCCGAGTCTCTACTGGGCGTCCGGCGTCCGCATCCTGCGGGACCACCTCGCTCCGCGCGGCGGCACCGTCACCGAACTCGACGCGGGCGCGCTCACCCCCGCCGCCCTGTGCGACGAACTCGCCGCCGGCCGCGCGAGGGCCCTTCTCCTTCTGGTCGGCCACCCGGATCCGGCGGTGCCGATCGTCCGGTCCGTCCGCCACGACCCACGCCTCGCCGATGTCCTGATCGGTGCTCCCGCCGGGCAGCCGGAGTTCGCCGGATGGGCGGCGTCGCTGGGCGACGACGGCGCGGCGATCCCGTTCCTGCGCTACCTGCCCGAGCGCCTCACCCCGCTCGGCGTACGCGTCGGTACGGCCCTGCGCGAGCGGCTGGCCGAGGCGCCCTCCTTCGTCGCCTTCGAGGGCTACGACACGGTCACCGTCCTCGCCGACGTCCTGCGCGCCCACGGCACGGACCGGGCCCGCGTCGCCGAAGCCTGGCCACGCGTGGCGGTCGAGGGCACCCGCGGGCAGATCCGGTTCTCCCGTACGCCGGGCATCAGCGTCTGGCAGTGGGCCCGGACGCCGGTCCAGGTCGTGGACCGGGACCCGGCGGAACCCGGCCGCTTCCGGGTCCTGCACACCGGCTGA